A genomic stretch from Gopherus evgoodei ecotype Sinaloan lineage chromosome 18, rGopEvg1_v1.p, whole genome shotgun sequence includes:
- the NADK gene encoding NAD kinase isoform X1, translating to METEQENLCISKDDESSECAFHCSACHDDQDWSCANPIRGRAKTRSLSASPALGSTKEFRRTRSLHGPCPVTTFGPKACMLQNPKTIMHIQDPASQRLTWNKPPKSVLVIKKIHDASLLQPFKELCVYLTEENNMIVYVEKKVLEDPAIVNDDNFGPVKKKFCTFREDYDDISNQIDFIICLGGDGTLLYASSLFQGSVPPVMAFHLGSLGFLTPFNFENFQSQVTQVIEGNAALVLRSRLKVKVVKEHREKKTLIQNGIEENGVISTSLEMEMGKQIMQYQVLNEVVVDRGPSSYLSNVDVFLDGHLITTVQGDGVIVSTPTGSTAYAAAAGASMIHPNVPAIMITPICPHSLSFRPIVVPAGVELKIMLSPDARNTAWVSFDGRKRQEVCHGDSFASESHLDDKSLWTATQLNRESYNHDYREESKIYASVFTLDKILNPVFLPALLKQKKPKQ from the exons ATGGAGACTGAACAAGAAAACCTTTGTATCAGTAAAGATGATGAGAGCTCTGAATGTGCTTTTCATTGCTCAGCATGTCATGATGATCAGGATTGGAGCTGTGCTAACCCTATCCGGGGTCGGGCTAAGACCCGCAGTTTGTCTGCTTCACCAGCCCTCGGAAGCACCAAAGAATTCAG GAGGACACGCTCCTTGCATGGACCATGCCCAGTGACCACATTTGGACCAAAGGCATGTATGCTGCAAAACCCTAAAACTATAAT GCATATTCAGGACCCAGCAAGTCAGCGGTTGACATGGAACAAACCTCCAAAGAGTGTCCTTGTTATCAAAAAGATTCACGATGCTAGTCTGCTCCAGCCTTTTAAAGAACTCTGTGTATATCTTACTGAG GAGAACAACATGATAGTTTATGTAGAAAAAAAAGTGCTAGAAGACCCAGCCATAGTTAATGATGATAATTTTGGACCAGTGAAGAAGAAATTTTGCACTTTCAGAGAAG ATTATGATGATATCTCCAATCAGATAGACTTTATCATATGCCTGGGAGGAGATGGTACCTTGCTTTATGCTTCATCACTTTTTCAG GGTAGTGTACCTCCAGTTATGGCTTTTCATCTGGGATCTCTTGGATTTCTCACCCCCTTTAACTTTGAGAACTTTCAGTCCCAAGTTACTCAAGTTATAGAAG GCAATGCAGCGCTTGTTCTCCGGAGCAGACTGAAAGTGAAAGTAGTAAAGGAACACAGAGAGAAGAAGACATTGATACAAAATGGTATTGAAGAAAATGGAGTGATCTCTACAAGTCTAGAGATGGAAATGGGCAAGCAAATCATGCAATATCAG GTCCTAAATGAAGTTGTTGTGGATCGAGGTCCTTCCTCCTACCTTTCcaatgtggatgtttttctagatgGACACCTCATAACCACAGTGCAAGGTGACG GCGTGATCGTTTCCACACCAACTGGTAGCACGGCTTACGCGGCTGCAGCGGGAGCATCTATGATTCATCCAAATGTTCCTGCAATAATGATCACCCCAATCTGCCCTCACTCACTGTCCTTCAGACCCATTGTTGTTCCTGCAGGAGTTGAGCTCAAG ATCATGCTGTCCCCTGATGCCAGGAACACTGCATGGGTTTCATTTGATGGGAGGAAGAGACAGGAAGTCTGCCATGGAGACAG TTTTGCCAGTGAAAGCCACCTTGATGACAAAAGTCTGTGGACTGCTACACAGCTGAATAGAGAGAGCTACAATCATGACTACAGAGAAGAAAGTAAGATTTATGCTTCAGTTTTCACTTTGGACAAGATACTTAATCCTGTTTTCTTACCAGCTTtgcttaaacaaaaaaaacctaaacaGTGA
- the NADK gene encoding NAD kinase isoform X5: MKIFKHVMNDPSFNRIAWKWHIQDPASQRLTWNKPPKSVLVIKKIHDASLLQPFKELCVYLTEENNMIVYVEKKVLEDPAIVNDDNFGPVKKKFCTFREDYDDISNQIDFIICLGGDGTLLYASSLFQGSVPPVMAFHLGSLGFLTPFNFENFQSQVTQVIEGNAALVLRSRLKVKVVKEHREKKTLIQNGIEENGVISTSLEMEMGKQIMQYQVLNEVVVDRGPSSYLSNVDVFLDGHLITTVQGDGVIVSTPTGSTAYAAAAGASMIHPNVPAIMITPICPHSLSFRPIVVPAGVELKIMLSPDARNTAWVSFDGRKRQEVCHGDSFASESHLDDKSLWTATQLNRESYNHDYREESKIYASVFTLDKILNPVFLPALLKQKKPKQ; this comes from the exons ATGAAAATTTTTAAGCATGTTATGAATGATCCCTCATTTAATAGAATTGCATGGAAATG GCATATTCAGGACCCAGCAAGTCAGCGGTTGACATGGAACAAACCTCCAAAGAGTGTCCTTGTTATCAAAAAGATTCACGATGCTAGTCTGCTCCAGCCTTTTAAAGAACTCTGTGTATATCTTACTGAG GAGAACAACATGATAGTTTATGTAGAAAAAAAAGTGCTAGAAGACCCAGCCATAGTTAATGATGATAATTTTGGACCAGTGAAGAAGAAATTTTGCACTTTCAGAGAAG ATTATGATGATATCTCCAATCAGATAGACTTTATCATATGCCTGGGAGGAGATGGTACCTTGCTTTATGCTTCATCACTTTTTCAG GGTAGTGTACCTCCAGTTATGGCTTTTCATCTGGGATCTCTTGGATTTCTCACCCCCTTTAACTTTGAGAACTTTCAGTCCCAAGTTACTCAAGTTATAGAAG GCAATGCAGCGCTTGTTCTCCGGAGCAGACTGAAAGTGAAAGTAGTAAAGGAACACAGAGAGAAGAAGACATTGATACAAAATGGTATTGAAGAAAATGGAGTGATCTCTACAAGTCTAGAGATGGAAATGGGCAAGCAAATCATGCAATATCAG GTCCTAAATGAAGTTGTTGTGGATCGAGGTCCTTCCTCCTACCTTTCcaatgtggatgtttttctagatgGACACCTCATAACCACAGTGCAAGGTGACG GCGTGATCGTTTCCACACCAACTGGTAGCACGGCTTACGCGGCTGCAGCGGGAGCATCTATGATTCATCCAAATGTTCCTGCAATAATGATCACCCCAATCTGCCCTCACTCACTGTCCTTCAGACCCATTGTTGTTCCTGCAGGAGTTGAGCTCAAG ATCATGCTGTCCCCTGATGCCAGGAACACTGCATGGGTTTCATTTGATGGGAGGAAGAGACAGGAAGTCTGCCATGGAGACAG TTTTGCCAGTGAAAGCCACCTTGATGACAAAAGTCTGTGGACTGCTACACAGCTGAATAGAGAGAGCTACAATCATGACTACAGAGAAGAAAGTAAGATTTATGCTTCAGTTTTCACTTTGGACAAGATACTTAATCCTGTTTTCTTACCAGCTTtgcttaaacaaaaaaaacctaaacaGTGA
- the NADK gene encoding NAD kinase isoform X2 codes for METEQENLCISKDDESSECAFHCSACHDDQDWSCANPIRGRAKTRSLSASPALGSTKEFRRTRSLHGPCPVTTFGPKACMLQNPKTIMHIQDPASQRLTWNKPPKSVLVIKKIHDASLLQPFKELCVYLTEENNMIVYVEKKVLEDPAIVNDDNFGPVKKKFCTFREDYDDISNQIDFIICLGGDGTLLYASSLFQGSVPPVMAFHLGSLGFLTPFNFENFQSQVTQVIEGNAALVLRSRLKVKVVKEHREKKTLIQNGIEENGVISTSLEMEMGKQIMQYQVLNEVVVDRGPSSYLSNVDVFLDGHLITTVQGDGVIVSTPTGSTAYAAAAGASMIHPNVPAIMITPICPHSLSFRPIVVPAGVELKIMLSPDARNTAWVSFDGRKRQEVCHGDSFASESHLDDKSLWTATQLNRESYNHDYREEKFKVKCNTETARGAQQDFSRG; via the exons ATGGAGACTGAACAAGAAAACCTTTGTATCAGTAAAGATGATGAGAGCTCTGAATGTGCTTTTCATTGCTCAGCATGTCATGATGATCAGGATTGGAGCTGTGCTAACCCTATCCGGGGTCGGGCTAAGACCCGCAGTTTGTCTGCTTCACCAGCCCTCGGAAGCACCAAAGAATTCAG GAGGACACGCTCCTTGCATGGACCATGCCCAGTGACCACATTTGGACCAAAGGCATGTATGCTGCAAAACCCTAAAACTATAAT GCATATTCAGGACCCAGCAAGTCAGCGGTTGACATGGAACAAACCTCCAAAGAGTGTCCTTGTTATCAAAAAGATTCACGATGCTAGTCTGCTCCAGCCTTTTAAAGAACTCTGTGTATATCTTACTGAG GAGAACAACATGATAGTTTATGTAGAAAAAAAAGTGCTAGAAGACCCAGCCATAGTTAATGATGATAATTTTGGACCAGTGAAGAAGAAATTTTGCACTTTCAGAGAAG ATTATGATGATATCTCCAATCAGATAGACTTTATCATATGCCTGGGAGGAGATGGTACCTTGCTTTATGCTTCATCACTTTTTCAG GGTAGTGTACCTCCAGTTATGGCTTTTCATCTGGGATCTCTTGGATTTCTCACCCCCTTTAACTTTGAGAACTTTCAGTCCCAAGTTACTCAAGTTATAGAAG GCAATGCAGCGCTTGTTCTCCGGAGCAGACTGAAAGTGAAAGTAGTAAAGGAACACAGAGAGAAGAAGACATTGATACAAAATGGTATTGAAGAAAATGGAGTGATCTCTACAAGTCTAGAGATGGAAATGGGCAAGCAAATCATGCAATATCAG GTCCTAAATGAAGTTGTTGTGGATCGAGGTCCTTCCTCCTACCTTTCcaatgtggatgtttttctagatgGACACCTCATAACCACAGTGCAAGGTGACG GCGTGATCGTTTCCACACCAACTGGTAGCACGGCTTACGCGGCTGCAGCGGGAGCATCTATGATTCATCCAAATGTTCCTGCAATAATGATCACCCCAATCTGCCCTCACTCACTGTCCTTCAGACCCATTGTTGTTCCTGCAGGAGTTGAGCTCAAG ATCATGCTGTCCCCTGATGCCAGGAACACTGCATGGGTTTCATTTGATGGGAGGAAGAGACAGGAAGTCTGCCATGGAGACAG TTTTGCCAGTGAAAGCCACCTTGATGACAAAAGTCTGTGGACTGCTACACAGCTGAATAGAGAGAGCTACAATCATGACTACAGAGAAGAAA
- the NADK gene encoding NAD kinase isoform X4: protein METEQENLCISKDDESSECAFHCSACHDDQDWSCANPIRGRAKTRSLSASPALGSTKEFRRTRSLHGPCPVTTFGPKACMLQNPKTIMHIQDPASQRLTWNKPPKSVLVIKKIHDASLLQPFKELCVYLTEENNMIVYVEKKVLEDPAIVNDDNFGPVKKKFCTFREDYDDISNQIDFIICLGGDGTLLYASSLFQGSVPPVMAFHLGSLGFLTPFNFENFQSQVTQVIEGNAALVLRSRLKVKVVKEHREKKTLIQNGIEENGVISTSLEMEMGKQIMQYQVLNEVVVDRGPSSYLSNVDVFLDGHLITTVQGDGVIVSTPTGSTAYAAAAGASMIHPNVPAIMITPICPHSLSFRPIVVPAGVELKIMLSPDARNTAWVSFDGRKRQEVCHGDSFASESHLDDKSLWTATQLNRESYNHDYREESPGKEEGCNAHHT from the exons ATGGAGACTGAACAAGAAAACCTTTGTATCAGTAAAGATGATGAGAGCTCTGAATGTGCTTTTCATTGCTCAGCATGTCATGATGATCAGGATTGGAGCTGTGCTAACCCTATCCGGGGTCGGGCTAAGACCCGCAGTTTGTCTGCTTCACCAGCCCTCGGAAGCACCAAAGAATTCAG GAGGACACGCTCCTTGCATGGACCATGCCCAGTGACCACATTTGGACCAAAGGCATGTATGCTGCAAAACCCTAAAACTATAAT GCATATTCAGGACCCAGCAAGTCAGCGGTTGACATGGAACAAACCTCCAAAGAGTGTCCTTGTTATCAAAAAGATTCACGATGCTAGTCTGCTCCAGCCTTTTAAAGAACTCTGTGTATATCTTACTGAG GAGAACAACATGATAGTTTATGTAGAAAAAAAAGTGCTAGAAGACCCAGCCATAGTTAATGATGATAATTTTGGACCAGTGAAGAAGAAATTTTGCACTTTCAGAGAAG ATTATGATGATATCTCCAATCAGATAGACTTTATCATATGCCTGGGAGGAGATGGTACCTTGCTTTATGCTTCATCACTTTTTCAG GGTAGTGTACCTCCAGTTATGGCTTTTCATCTGGGATCTCTTGGATTTCTCACCCCCTTTAACTTTGAGAACTTTCAGTCCCAAGTTACTCAAGTTATAGAAG GCAATGCAGCGCTTGTTCTCCGGAGCAGACTGAAAGTGAAAGTAGTAAAGGAACACAGAGAGAAGAAGACATTGATACAAAATGGTATTGAAGAAAATGGAGTGATCTCTACAAGTCTAGAGATGGAAATGGGCAAGCAAATCATGCAATATCAG GTCCTAAATGAAGTTGTTGTGGATCGAGGTCCTTCCTCCTACCTTTCcaatgtggatgtttttctagatgGACACCTCATAACCACAGTGCAAGGTGACG GCGTGATCGTTTCCACACCAACTGGTAGCACGGCTTACGCGGCTGCAGCGGGAGCATCTATGATTCATCCAAATGTTCCTGCAATAATGATCACCCCAATCTGCCCTCACTCACTGTCCTTCAGACCCATTGTTGTTCCTGCAGGAGTTGAGCTCAAG ATCATGCTGTCCCCTGATGCCAGGAACACTGCATGGGTTTCATTTGATGGGAGGAAGAGACAGGAAGTCTGCCATGGAGACAG TTTTGCCAGTGAAAGCCACCTTGATGACAAAAGTCTGTGGACTGCTACACAGCTGAATAGAGAGAGCTACAATCATGACTACAGAGAAGAAA
- the NADK gene encoding NAD kinase isoform X3, producing the protein METEQENLCISKDDESSECAFHCSACHDDQDWSCANPIRGRAKTRSLSASPALGSTKEFRRTRSLHGPCPVTTFGPKACMLQNPKTIMHIQDPASQRLTWNKPPKSVLVIKKIHDASLLQPFKELCVYLTEENNMIVYVEKKVLEDPAIVNDDNFGPVKKKFCTFREDYDDISNQIDFIICLGGDGTLLYASSLFQGSVPPVMAFHLGSLGFLTPFNFENFQSQVTQVIEGNAALVLRSRLKVKVVKEHREKKTLIQNGIEENGVISTSLEMEMGKQIMQYQVLNEVVVDRGPSSYLSNVDVFLDGHLITTVQGDGVIVSTPTGSTAYAAAAGASMIHPNVPAIMITPICPHSLSFRPIVVPAGVELKIMLSPDARNTAWVSFDGRKRQEVCHGDSISITTSCYPLPSICFRDPVSDWFESLAECLHWNVRKKQNHFAVEEEF; encoded by the exons ATGGAGACTGAACAAGAAAACCTTTGTATCAGTAAAGATGATGAGAGCTCTGAATGTGCTTTTCATTGCTCAGCATGTCATGATGATCAGGATTGGAGCTGTGCTAACCCTATCCGGGGTCGGGCTAAGACCCGCAGTTTGTCTGCTTCACCAGCCCTCGGAAGCACCAAAGAATTCAG GAGGACACGCTCCTTGCATGGACCATGCCCAGTGACCACATTTGGACCAAAGGCATGTATGCTGCAAAACCCTAAAACTATAAT GCATATTCAGGACCCAGCAAGTCAGCGGTTGACATGGAACAAACCTCCAAAGAGTGTCCTTGTTATCAAAAAGATTCACGATGCTAGTCTGCTCCAGCCTTTTAAAGAACTCTGTGTATATCTTACTGAG GAGAACAACATGATAGTTTATGTAGAAAAAAAAGTGCTAGAAGACCCAGCCATAGTTAATGATGATAATTTTGGACCAGTGAAGAAGAAATTTTGCACTTTCAGAGAAG ATTATGATGATATCTCCAATCAGATAGACTTTATCATATGCCTGGGAGGAGATGGTACCTTGCTTTATGCTTCATCACTTTTTCAG GGTAGTGTACCTCCAGTTATGGCTTTTCATCTGGGATCTCTTGGATTTCTCACCCCCTTTAACTTTGAGAACTTTCAGTCCCAAGTTACTCAAGTTATAGAAG GCAATGCAGCGCTTGTTCTCCGGAGCAGACTGAAAGTGAAAGTAGTAAAGGAACACAGAGAGAAGAAGACATTGATACAAAATGGTATTGAAGAAAATGGAGTGATCTCTACAAGTCTAGAGATGGAAATGGGCAAGCAAATCATGCAATATCAG GTCCTAAATGAAGTTGTTGTGGATCGAGGTCCTTCCTCCTACCTTTCcaatgtggatgtttttctagatgGACACCTCATAACCACAGTGCAAGGTGACG GCGTGATCGTTTCCACACCAACTGGTAGCACGGCTTACGCGGCTGCAGCGGGAGCATCTATGATTCATCCAAATGTTCCTGCAATAATGATCACCCCAATCTGCCCTCACTCACTGTCCTTCAGACCCATTGTTGTTCCTGCAGGAGTTGAGCTCAAG ATCATGCTGTCCCCTGATGCCAGGAACACTGCATGGGTTTCATTTGATGGGAGGAAGAGACAGGAAGTCTGCCATGGAGACAG TATTAGCATCACTACCTCTTGCTATCCCCTCCCTTCGATCTGTTTCCGAGATCCTGTGAGCGACTGGTTTGAAAGCCTGGCTGAGTGTTTACACTGGAATGTTCGGAAGAAACAAAATCACTTTGCTGTTGAAGAAGAATTTTGA